A window of the Nisaea acidiphila genome harbors these coding sequences:
- a CDS encoding cysteine desulfurase, producing MSESAYDVEAIRRDFPILATEVRGKPLVFLDSAASAQKPRQVIEAVTRMYEAEYANVHRGLHYLSELATARYEGAREKVQNFINAKHSHEVIFTRGTTDALNLVAQSYARAFLEPGDEIIITTMEHHSNIVPWQMVRDEKGLVLKAVDVDDEGAFNIADMEALVTEKTKLIAVPHVSNVLGTVLPVKEIAALAHKTGAILVVDGAQGVTHMPVDVQDLDCDFYAFSGHKLYGPTGIGILYGKEELLEKMPPVQGGGDMINTVTIEKSTWADLPHKFEAGTPPIVQAVGLGAAIDYVAAIGMAAIGEHEGDVLNYATQRLASVEGLRLIGTAPGKASVLSFVMDCAHPHDISTIIDQAGVAVRAGHHCAQPLMDRFDVPAMARASLGMYNTRQDIDALADSLEKVREIFA from the coding sequence CTCTGCGGCCTCCGCCCAGAAACCGCGGCAGGTGATCGAGGCGGTTACGCGGATGTACGAGGCGGAGTATGCGAACGTGCATCGCGGGCTGCATTACCTGAGCGAACTCGCGACCGCGCGCTACGAGGGCGCGCGGGAGAAAGTGCAGAACTTCATCAATGCGAAGCACAGCCACGAGGTGATCTTCACCCGGGGCACCACGGACGCATTGAACCTCGTCGCCCAGTCCTACGCCCGCGCGTTTCTGGAGCCGGGCGACGAGATCATCATCACCACGATGGAGCACCATTCCAACATCGTGCCCTGGCAGATGGTCCGGGACGAGAAGGGCCTGGTGCTGAAGGCTGTCGATGTCGACGACGAGGGCGCGTTCAACATCGCCGACATGGAAGCGCTGGTCACCGAGAAGACGAAGCTCATCGCTGTCCCGCATGTTTCAAACGTGCTGGGCACGGTGCTGCCGGTGAAGGAAATCGCGGCGCTGGCCCACAAGACCGGTGCGATATTGGTCGTGGATGGTGCCCAGGGCGTCACCCACATGCCGGTCGACGTGCAGGATCTCGACTGCGATTTCTACGCCTTCTCCGGCCACAAGCTCTACGGGCCGACCGGGATCGGCATTCTCTACGGCAAGGAAGAGCTGCTGGAGAAGATGCCGCCGGTGCAGGGCGGCGGCGACATGATCAATACGGTCACCATCGAGAAATCGACCTGGGCCGACCTGCCGCACAAGTTCGAGGCGGGCACGCCCCCGATCGTCCAGGCGGTTGGGCTCGGTGCGGCGATCGACTATGTCGCCGCCATCGGCATGGCGGCGATCGGCGAGCATGAGGGCGATGTCCTCAATTACGCGACCCAGCGCCTCGCCTCGGTCGAGGGGCTGCGTCTCATCGGGACCGCGCCCGGGAAGGCGAGCGTTCTCTCCTTCGTCATGGATTGCGCCCATCCGCACGACATTTCGACCATCATCGACCAGGCCGGCGTCGCGGTCCGGGCCGGGCACCATTGCGCCCAGCCGCTGATGGACAGGTTCGACGTGCCTGCGATGGCCCGTGCCAGCCTCGGCATGTACAACACGCGACAGGATATCGACGCGCTGGCCGACAGTCTCGAAAAGGTGAGGGAGATCTTCGCATGA